A window of the Amycolatopsis solani genome harbors these coding sequences:
- a CDS encoding dihydrofolate reductase family protein, protein MRKIVASLFISLDGVVEAPDKWSLRYWSDEIGQAVGSGMAAADAMLLGRVTYEGFAEAWPGRTAEDDEGAEFMNSVRKYVLSSTLTEVTWNNSTLLTGDPAEAVRALKAGPGGDIITSGSATAVRWLLAEGLVDELNLLLYPIVVGRGRRLFPDEGTSFPLVLAKSATFSNGVVQLTYVPA, encoded by the coding sequence ATGCGCAAGATCGTCGCCAGCCTGTTCATCTCGCTCGACGGCGTCGTCGAAGCGCCCGACAAGTGGTCGCTGCGGTATTGGAGTGACGAAATAGGCCAAGCGGTCGGCAGCGGGATGGCCGCGGCCGACGCAATGCTGCTCGGGCGCGTCACCTACGAAGGGTTCGCCGAGGCGTGGCCCGGGCGGACCGCCGAGGACGACGAAGGCGCCGAGTTCATGAACAGCGTGCGCAAGTACGTGCTGTCGTCGACGCTGACCGAGGTCACCTGGAACAACTCGACGCTGCTGACCGGCGATCCCGCCGAGGCGGTACGGGCGCTGAAAGCCGGGCCCGGCGGCGACATCATCACCAGCGGCAGCGCCACGGCGGTGCGCTGGCTGCTGGCGGAGGGACTGGTCGACGAGCTGAACCTGCTGCTGTACCCGATCGTCGTGGGCCGGGGGCGCCGGCTGTTCCCGGACGAAGGCACGTCGTTCCCGTTGGTGCTGGCGAAATCGGCCACGTTCTCCAACGGTGTCGTCCAGTTGACGTACGTGCCCGCGTGA
- a CDS encoding epoxide hydrolase family protein — protein sequence MIAPFRIEVPEADLEDLRARLRRTRWPEAGPDDWSQGTPLAYLRPLCEYWAESYDWRRVEARFARFPQYRTEIDGLGIHFLHVRSAREDALPLLLTHGWPGSFLEFGKVIEPLAEEFHLVIPSLPGYGFSDKPASPGWGIERIASAWATLMARLGYARYGAQGGDWGTSITTSLAQQDAEHLAGIHLNPPIAAPDPATFDDLTTAERAALDALAHAQRWEDGYSVLQSTRPQTIGYSLLDSPAGLCGWLVEKFHAWSDGFPFTRDELLDDVTLYWLTGTAASSARLYWESIRKVQAWFSEATSDTVDVPAGCSIFPKEMPRPSRRWAAKRYTDIRHWHELDRGGHFAAYEQPELFAEEVRTFFRLVR from the coding sequence GTGATCGCGCCGTTCCGGATCGAGGTACCCGAGGCCGACCTCGAGGACCTGCGGGCGCGGCTGCGCCGGACGCGCTGGCCCGAGGCGGGGCCGGACGACTGGAGCCAGGGCACGCCGCTGGCGTATCTGCGGCCGTTGTGCGAATACTGGGCCGAGTCGTACGACTGGCGGCGCGTGGAGGCGCGGTTCGCGCGGTTTCCGCAGTACCGCACGGAAATCGACGGCTTGGGCATCCACTTCCTGCACGTGCGTTCGGCTCGGGAAGACGCGCTGCCGCTGCTGCTGACGCACGGCTGGCCCGGGTCGTTCCTCGAGTTCGGGAAGGTGATCGAGCCGCTGGCGGAGGAGTTCCACCTGGTGATCCCGTCGCTGCCGGGCTACGGCTTCAGCGACAAGCCCGCGTCGCCGGGGTGGGGCATCGAACGGATCGCTTCGGCGTGGGCCACGCTGATGGCGCGGCTCGGCTACGCGCGGTACGGCGCCCAAGGCGGCGACTGGGGGACGTCGATCACGACGTCGCTGGCCCAGCAGGACGCCGAGCACCTGGCGGGCATCCACCTGAACCCGCCGATCGCGGCGCCGGACCCGGCGACGTTCGACGACCTGACCACCGCCGAGCGGGCGGCGCTCGACGCGCTGGCGCACGCGCAGCGCTGGGAGGACGGGTATTCGGTGCTGCAGTCGACGCGCCCCCAGACGATCGGCTACAGCCTGCTCGATTCGCCGGCGGGACTGTGCGGCTGGCTGGTGGAGAAGTTCCACGCCTGGTCCGATGGCTTCCCGTTCACGCGCGACGAGCTGCTGGACGACGTGACGCTGTACTGGCTCACCGGCACGGCGGCGTCGTCGGCGCGGCTGTACTGGGAAAGCATCCGGAAGGTGCAGGCGTGGTTCTCGGAGGCCACGTCCGACACGGTCGACGTGCCGGCGGGGTGCTCGATCTTCCCGAAAGAGATGCCCCGCCCTTCACGGCGATGGGCCGCCAAGCGGTACACCGACATCCGGCACTGGCACGAGCTCGACCGCGGCGGCCACTTCGCGGCGTACGAGCAGCCGGAGCTGTTCGCCGAGGAGGTGCGGACGTTCTTCCGGCTGGTCCGCTAG
- a CDS encoding AMP-binding protein — translation MFFDLGVRDFLDRAETVYPDRVAVVDEPDQPAPSWGSLTYREVARRARAQAAHLDALGVPAGGRVAMVSHNAARLLVSFFGVSGWGRILVPVNFRLAPAEVKYIVEHSGAEVLIVDPELEHLLDTVTAKHVFVLGRDDDAIWGGDATPEPWDGDESATATVNYTSGTTARPKGVQLTHRNIWLNAVVFGLHTTLSDNDVLLHTLPMFHCNGWGMPYAVTGLGGRHIVLRKVDGTEILRRIEEHGVTILCAAPAVVTAALDGAATWDGEIPGRDRVRIVVAGAPPPTRTIERVRAELGWEFIQIYGLTETAPLLTVNRMRSEWAGLDPHEQARLLGRAGTPALGVRIEVDTDGEVLARSNHNLDGYWENPAETERVQEGNWFHTGDGGTFEEGYLTIADRKKDVIISGGENVSSIEVEDALNSHPAVREAAVIGIPDQKWGELVTALVVTDGSPVSAEDLIKHCREYLAGYKCPKRVEFLAELPRTATGKIQKFKLREPFWQGQSRQVN, via the coding sequence ATGTTCTTCGATCTGGGTGTCCGGGACTTCCTCGACCGCGCGGAAACGGTGTACCCGGACCGCGTCGCGGTGGTCGACGAGCCGGACCAGCCCGCGCCGAGCTGGGGTTCGCTGACCTACCGCGAAGTGGCTCGCCGGGCCCGCGCGCAAGCCGCCCACCTCGACGCGCTGGGCGTGCCGGCCGGCGGGCGCGTCGCGATGGTGTCCCACAACGCCGCGCGGCTGCTGGTGTCGTTCTTCGGCGTGTCCGGCTGGGGCCGGATCCTGGTGCCGGTGAACTTCCGGCTGGCACCGGCCGAGGTCAAGTACATCGTGGAGCACTCCGGCGCCGAGGTGCTGATCGTCGACCCGGAGCTGGAACACCTGCTCGACACGGTCACGGCGAAGCACGTGTTCGTCCTCGGCCGCGACGACGACGCCATCTGGGGCGGCGACGCCACGCCCGAGCCCTGGGACGGCGACGAGTCCGCCACCGCGACCGTCAACTACACCTCCGGCACGACCGCGCGTCCCAAGGGCGTCCAGCTCACCCACCGCAACATCTGGCTGAACGCGGTGGTGTTCGGCCTGCACACGACGTTGAGCGACAACGACGTCCTGCTGCACACGCTGCCGATGTTCCACTGCAACGGCTGGGGCATGCCGTACGCGGTGACCGGCCTCGGCGGGCGGCACATCGTGCTGCGCAAGGTCGACGGCACCGAAATCCTGCGGCGGATCGAAGAGCACGGCGTGACGATCCTGTGCGCCGCCCCCGCGGTGGTCACGGCGGCCCTGGACGGCGCCGCGACCTGGGACGGCGAGATCCCGGGCCGCGACCGCGTCCGGATCGTCGTGGCCGGCGCACCCCCGCCGACGCGCACGATCGAGCGAGTGCGCGCCGAGCTGGGCTGGGAGTTCATCCAGATCTACGGCCTCACGGAGACGGCCCCGCTGCTGACCGTCAACCGGATGCGCAGCGAATGGGCCGGCCTCGACCCGCACGAACAGGCCCGCCTGCTGGGCCGCGCGGGCACGCCGGCGCTGGGCGTCCGGATCGAGGTCGACACCGACGGCGAGGTGCTCGCGCGGTCGAACCACAACCTGGACGGCTACTGGGAGAACCCGGCCGAAACCGAGCGCGTCCAGGAAGGCAACTGGTTCCACACGGGCGACGGCGGGACCTTCGAAGAGGGCTACCTGACGATCGCGGACCGCAAGAAGGACGTGATCATCTCGGGCGGCGAGAACGTGTCGTCGATCGAGGTGGAGGACGCGCTGAACTCCCACCCGGCGGTCCGTGAGGCCGCCGTGATCGGCATCCCGGACCAGAAGTGGGGCGAGCTGGTGACGGCACTGGTCGTCACGGACGGCTCCCCGGTTTCCGCCGAGGACCTGATCAAGCACTGCCGCGAGTACCTGGCGGGGTACAAGTGCCCGAAGCGGGTGGAGTTCCTCGCCGAGCTGCCCCGGACGGCGACCGGGAAGATCCAGAAGTTCAAGCTGCGGGAGCCGTTCTGGCAAGGCCAGTCCCGTCAGGTGAACTAG
- a CDS encoding nitroreductase/quinone reductase family protein, whose translation MLLCGCAPDGPTHGGSGYYSPPEVDTFCLAWQECALRAPVPCRFTASGDHFPRRRSTLIHLTTTGARTGRPHRVPLGDLTIDGRLVVIASALGSPKDPDWCHNIRHNPLVTVETGAETFEAAAGFPPDRDALFAEVVAREPGFAEYQARTTRVLPVVELHRLDNGNEPG comes from the coding sequence GTGCTACTGTGCGGATGCGCCCCGGATGGGCCTACGCACGGAGGTAGTGGCTACTACAGCCCCCCTGAAGTCGACACGTTCTGCCTTGCCTGGCAGGAGTGTGCCCTCCGCGCGCCCGTCCCGTGTCGCTTCACGGCCTCCGGCGATCACTTTCCTCGCCGAAGGAGCACCTTGATCCACCTCACCACCACCGGCGCCCGCACGGGCCGGCCACACCGGGTTCCCCTGGGGGACTTGACGATCGACGGCCGCCTGGTCGTCATCGCTTCCGCGCTGGGGTCGCCGAAGGATCCCGACTGGTGCCACAACATCCGCCACAACCCTTTGGTCACCGTGGAAACCGGCGCGGAGACCTTCGAGGCGGCGGCCGGCTTCCCGCCGGACCGCGACGCGTTGTTCGCCGAAGTCGTCGCGCGGGAACCGGGGTTCGCGGAATACCAAGCGCGGACGACCCGCGTGCTGCCGGTGGTGGAGCTGCACCGGCTCGACAACGGGAATGAGCCCGGTTGA
- a CDS encoding LLM class F420-dependent oxidoreductase: protein MTSVVKRFGLFLAPHRDDAARKEQAIAADELGYGAVWLGTGRNSVGDLALVEDLLASTERITVATAIVNVWVDEPETLAESYHRLAGRYGKRLLLGIGVGHPEAVTGYRSPYEKLVDYLDRLDAAGVPADARILAALGDRVLKLAAERTAGAHPYLVPVAHTRHARSVLGAGKLLAPEHKVVVDEDPVAARAIGRPYVQNPYLGLQNYVNNLRRHGYTEADVAGGGSDRLIDDLVLHGSAETVAKGLRSHVDAGADHVAVQVLGPSPEVEARHQRQLAEVLL, encoded by the coding sequence ATGACAAGTGTAGTGAAGCGGTTCGGCCTGTTCCTCGCCCCGCACCGCGACGACGCGGCCCGCAAGGAGCAGGCGATCGCGGCGGACGAGCTCGGCTACGGCGCAGTCTGGCTGGGTACCGGCCGGAACTCGGTCGGCGACCTCGCCCTCGTCGAAGACCTGCTCGCGTCGACCGAGCGGATCACCGTGGCGACGGCGATCGTCAACGTGTGGGTCGACGAGCCGGAGACCCTCGCGGAGTCCTACCACCGGCTCGCCGGCCGCTACGGAAAGCGCTTGCTGCTGGGCATCGGCGTCGGGCACCCCGAGGCGGTCACCGGATACCGCAGCCCCTACGAGAAGCTCGTCGACTACCTCGACCGGCTCGACGCGGCCGGCGTCCCGGCGGACGCCCGGATCCTCGCCGCACTCGGCGACCGCGTGCTGAAGCTGGCCGCCGAACGCACCGCGGGCGCGCACCCGTACCTCGTACCGGTGGCGCACACGCGCCACGCCCGCTCGGTCCTCGGCGCGGGCAAGCTGCTCGCCCCCGAGCACAAGGTGGTCGTCGACGAAGACCCGGTGGCCGCGCGCGCCATCGGCCGCCCGTACGTCCAAAACCCTTACCTGGGGCTGCAGAACTACGTGAACAACCTGCGGCGCCACGGCTACACCGAGGCCGACGTCGCGGGAGGTGGCAGCGACCGCCTCATCGACGACCTGGTCCTGCACGGCTCAGCGGAAACCGTGGCGAAGGGACTTCGGTCCCATGTGGACGCCGGCGCCGACCACGTGGCCGTGCAGGTGCTCGGCCCGTCCCCCGAGGTCGAAGCGCGGCACCAGCGGCAACTGGCCGAAGTGCTGCTCTGA
- a CDS encoding TetR/AcrR family transcriptional regulator: protein MAGRSSNATSTRDRLLLAAGQLLHEAGDGPVSTRAICERAGVQAPTLYHHFGSKQGLLDAVVNYGFTQYVQAPDAGGDPVDRIRAGWDRHVEYGLAHPAFYVLLYGQIEPGVPCNLTSSAEAMLLDLFTPLAREGRLRVEATEAARQFAAANSGVTLSLIAQPEDSRDLAMSAQVRESVLAGLLAEEPAGGTSVGALAVALSTALADDVDALTTTERQMLREWLHRIAG from the coding sequence ATGGCTGGACGATCGAGCAACGCCACCAGTACCCGCGACCGATTGCTGCTGGCCGCCGGTCAGCTCCTGCACGAGGCCGGCGACGGGCCGGTGTCGACGCGGGCGATCTGCGAGCGCGCCGGCGTCCAGGCTCCCACGCTGTACCACCACTTCGGCAGCAAGCAGGGCCTGCTCGACGCGGTCGTGAACTACGGCTTCACGCAGTACGTCCAGGCGCCGGACGCCGGCGGCGACCCGGTGGACCGGATCCGCGCGGGCTGGGACCGGCACGTCGAGTACGGCCTGGCCCACCCCGCGTTCTACGTGCTGCTCTACGGCCAGATCGAGCCGGGCGTGCCGTGCAACCTGACGTCCAGCGCGGAAGCGATGCTGCTGGACCTGTTCACGCCGCTGGCCCGCGAAGGCCGGCTGCGCGTCGAGGCGACGGAGGCCGCGAGGCAGTTCGCGGCGGCCAACAGCGGAGTCACGCTCAGCCTCATCGCCCAGCCGGAGGACAGCCGCGACCTGGCGATGTCGGCGCAGGTCAGGGAGTCCGTGCTGGCCGGGCTGCTGGCCGAGGAGCCGGCCGGCGGCACGTCCGTCGGCGCCCTGGCGGTCGCTTTGTCGACCGCACTGGCCGACGACGTCGACGCGCTCACGACGACCGAGCGTCAGATGCTGCGGGAGTGGCTGCACCGGATCGCGGGCTGA
- a CDS encoding phosphotransferase enzyme family protein: MADFQANTRPFAELDRAGRTRRLRRLAEAALTAYDVPVARLTPLAHGLNTAFRVDGADGHRYVLRVQRPDGPGPARVRSEMAWLAALRRETDLVVPLPVPTRERDLVTVVADPAVPEPRTCVLCHWVEGRFVDERLSAPQLYAVGEFTARLHLHGARMNGLDRGRVDDLTDFGRTQVDGFSAAVVERAVAQSGDERIRDAVERARAVRAELGFGADAFGLVHGDLRQVNYLFHRGRVRAIDFDDCGFGHYAYDLAVTLGELRHLPQREELREALLDGYRSVRPAAATTDPLVLAAFAALRRVQLHLR, from the coding sequence ATGGCCGACTTCCAGGCGAACACCCGGCCGTTCGCCGAACTCGACCGCGCCGGCCGCACGCGGCGCCTGCGCCGGCTCGCCGAAGCGGCGTTGACCGCTTACGACGTGCCGGTGGCCCGGCTGACCCCGCTGGCGCACGGGCTCAACACGGCGTTCCGCGTCGACGGCGCGGACGGCCACCGGTACGTCCTGCGGGTGCAGCGCCCGGACGGGCCGGGGCCCGCGCGGGTGCGGTCCGAAATGGCGTGGCTCGCCGCGCTGCGCCGCGAAACCGACCTCGTCGTCCCGCTGCCGGTGCCCACGCGCGAGCGGGACCTGGTCACCGTGGTCGCCGACCCGGCGGTGCCGGAACCCCGCACGTGCGTGCTCTGCCACTGGGTCGAGGGCCGGTTCGTCGACGAGCGGCTCAGCGCGCCGCAGCTGTACGCGGTCGGCGAGTTCACCGCGCGGCTGCACCTGCACGGCGCCCGGATGAACGGCCTCGACCGCGGCCGGGTCGACGACCTCACCGACTTCGGCCGCACGCAGGTGGACGGCTTCTCGGCCGCGGTCGTCGAGCGGGCGGTCGCCCAGTCGGGCGACGAGCGGATCCGGGACGCGGTCGAGCGCGCCCGCGCGGTGCGGGCCGAGCTGGGCTTCGGCGCCGACGCGTTCGGCCTGGTGCACGGCGACCTGCGCCAGGTGAACTACCTGTTCCACCGCGGCCGCGTGCGCGCGATCGACTTCGACGACTGCGGGTTCGGGCACTACGCCTACGACCTCGCGGTGACCCTCGGCGAGCTCCGCCACCTGCCGCAGCGGGAAGAGCTGCGGGAGGCCCTGCTGGACGGCTACCGCTCGGTGCGCCCGGCCGCCGCCACAACCGACCCCTTGGTCCTGGCCGCGTTCGCCGCCCTCCGCCGCGTCCAGCTCCACCTCCGCTGA